A genomic window from Glycine max cultivar Williams 82 chromosome 17, Glycine_max_v4.0, whole genome shotgun sequence includes:
- the LOC100816919 gene encoding U-box domain-containing protein 33 produces the protein MEDVNRTPREAKDYYSRSIWLSETAQAFGNLKRSDRDNVNGRDSYGYNFQEIVTPEVSGAFDEIKGLIRVNDEVIGEEENGDYGHYSRQSLTTEIVEIVEDGKSISNKDRRVDDLYVAVGKDDLNVVKWALDHAVSPGSRIFLIHVSSPITLIPTPVGKFERSQLTPQQVRLYVNEVNNKRKDLLQKYIQMSNEAKVTAETLLLESNDKGKAILDLISILTITNIVIGIKKLPFTRRNNKLSKGEFIKKHAPSSCEVTLVYNGKVLVSDPYMNGLVSNGITSQNKSHLKNNFFQCMCFSGCVREDNGSS, from the exons ATGGAAGATGTGAATCGCACCCCAAGAGAAGCAAAAGATTACTATTCTAGATCAATATGGTTGTCAGAAACGGCACAGGCATTTGGGAATCTCAAGAGAAGTGACAGAGATAATGTTAATGGCAGAGATTCCTACGGCTATAACTTCCAAGAAATTGTGACTCCTGAAGTTTCTGGAGCATTTGATGAAATCAAAGGTTTAATCAGAGTTAATGATGAGGTTATTGGCGAAGAAGAAAACGGTGACTATGGCCACTATTCTAGACAATCGTTGACAACAGAAATTGTGGAGATAGTTGAAGATGGCAAGAGCATAAGCAACAAAGATAGAAGAGTTGACGATCTTTATGTGGCTGTAGGCAAAGATGACTTGAATGTAGTGAAATGGGCTCTTGATCATGCTGTTTCTCCCGGTTCCCGGATTTTTCTTATCCATGTCTCTTCTCCAATCACCTTGATTCCTACGCCAG TTGGAAAGTTTGAAAGAAGTCAACTAACCCCGCAACAAGTGAGACTATACGTGAATGAGGTGAACAACAAGAGGAAGGATCTTTTGCAAAAGTACATTCAGATGAGTAATGAAGCCAAG GTAACTGCAGAAACGTTGCTCCTGGAAAGCAATGACAAAGGAAAAGCAATTCTGGACCTCATCTCTATTCTTACCATAACCAACATTGTCATCGGAATCAAAAAACTACCATTCACACG GCGCAATAACAAATTGAGCAAAGGAGAGTTCATAAAGAAACATGCACCGAGCTCCTGCGAAGTTACCTTGGTTTATAACGGCAAGGTGTTAGTGTCCGACCCTTACATGAATGGCTTGGTATCCAACGGCATAACATCACAAAATAAAAGTCACTTGAAAAACAACTTCTTTCAGTGCATGTGCTTTTCAG GGTGCGTGAGAGAAGACAATGGTAGTAGCTAG
- the LOC100817092 gene encoding DEAD-box ATP-dependent RNA helicase 30 produces the protein MNPYDNRYSDAASFRGRRSDFVGPIPPPSFVGRGGAVPYGVPGPNGFGSAPVAPVPPFVPPSGGFNVGRGGGRAGNGPVSDRKHDMGRGRGGGGGGRAGAHGFRGSARGGGRHGGGSSRDDLNNIALPKQDFKNLVPFEKNFYVECPAVRAMSEQEVLHYRASREITVQGNDVPKPIMMFHEANFPDYCLEVIANLRFADPTPIQAQGWPMALKGRDLIGIAETGSGKTLAYLLPALVHVNAQPRLAHGDGPIVLVLAPTRELAVQIQEEALKFGSRANKRSTCIYGGAPKGPQIRELKRGVEIVIATPGRLIDMLEAQHTNLRRVTYLVLDEADRMLDMGFEPQIRKIVAQIRPDRQTLLWSATWPRDVETLARQFLHNPYKVIIGSPYLKANQSINQIVEVVTDMEKYNRLIRLLKEVMDGSRILIFMETKKGCDQVTRQMRVDGWPALSIHGDKNQAERDWVLAEFKSGRSPIMTATDVAARGLDVKDIKCVINYDFPTSLEDYVHRIGRTGRAGAKGTAYTFFTHANAKFARDLIKILQDAGQTVSPALTALVRSAGSGQFGSGGGFRSRGRGGYGNRGLTSGSNAIPLGSKRPWHCL, from the exons ATGAACCCCTACGACAATAGATATTCCGACGCCGCTTCTTTTCGCGGCCGTCGCAG TGATTTCGTTGGACCTATTCCGCCTCCGTCTTTCGTCGGCCGCGGCGGCGCAGTTCCCTACGGCGTCCCCGGACCCAACGGGTTCGGATCCGCACCCGTTGCTCCGGTACCACCCTTTGTGCCTCCTTCCGGAGGCTTCAACGTAGGTCGAGGCGGTGGCAGAGCGGGCAATGGTCCCGTGAGTGATAGAAAACACGACATGGGTCGTGGCCGTGGTGGCGGCGGCGGTGGTAGAGCCGGAGCTCACGGTTTTAGGGGCTCCGCGAGAGGAGGAGGTAGACACGGTGGTGGTTCTTCTAGGGATGATTTGAACAACATTGCACTCCCGAAGCAGGATTTTAAGAATTTGGTCCCTTTTGAGAAGAACTTCTATGTTGAGTGCCCTGCCGTGAGGGCCAtgtctgagcaagaagttttgCATTACCGTGCCAGTAGAGAGATCACCGTGCAAGGCAACGATGTGCCAAAGCCTATTATGATGTTTCACGAGGCGAATTTTCCTG ATTACTGCCTTGAGGTTATTGCCAATCTGCGTTTTGCTGATCCCACTCCAATTCAAGCTCAGGGTTGGCCCATGGCTCTGAAGGGTAGAGATTTAATTGGCATTGCCGAGACTGGCTCGGGTAAAACTTTGGCGTATTTGCTTCCTGCTTTAGTGCACGTCAATGCACAACCTCGATTGG CACATGGGGATGGTCCCATTGTCTTAGTTTTAGCACCAACTAGAGAGTTGGCTGTTCAAATTCAGGAAGAGGCTCTTAAATTTGGGTCTCGGGCAAATAAAAGAAGTACGTGCATCTATGGTGGTGCACCAAAGGGTCCCCAAATTCGGGAGCTTAAAAGAG GCGTCGAAATAGTTATTGCTACACCTGGTCGTCTAATAGATATGTTGGAAGCTCAGCACACGAACCTGCGGAGAGTGACTTACCTTGTCTTAGATGAAGCTGATCGAATGCTAGACATGGGTTTTGAACCTCAGATACGGAAAATTGTAGCCCAG ATTCGACCAGATAGGCAAACATTATTATGGAGTGCTACATGGCCAAGGGATGTTGAAACTCTGGCAAGGCAGTTTCTGCACAACCCATACAAG GTAATTATTGGGTCACCATACCTGAAGGCAAATCAATCTATAAATCAAATTGTTGAAGTTGTAACAGACATGGAGAAATACAATAG ATTAATCAGACTGCTGAAAGAAGTGATGGATGGTAGccgaattttaatatttatggaGACAAAAAAGGGATGTGATCAAGTTACGAGACAAATGAGAGTGGATGGATGGCCAGCACTATCCATCCATGGTGATAAAAACCAGGCTGAAAGGGATTGGGTCTTGGCTGAATTTAAGAGTGGCAGAAGTCCAATAATGACTGCCACTGATGTTGCTGCACGGGGTCTTG ATGTGAAAGACATAAAATGTGTGATCAATTATGATTTTCCAACAAGCCTGGAAGATTATGTCCACAGAATTGGTCGAACTGGTCGTGCAGGGGCTAAAGGAACTGCATACACCTTTTTTACACATGCCAATGCTAAGTTTGCTAGGGATCTGATTAAGATTTTACAAGATGCTGGTCAGACTGTGAGTCCTGCGTTGACTGCATTGGTTCGGTCAGCTGGTTCTGGTCAATTTG GATCAGGGGGAGGTTTTCGCTCAAGAGGACGAGGAGGCTATGGAAATCGTGGTTTAACGTCAGGTTCCAATGCCATTCCTCTAGGTTCGAAGCGGCCCTGGCATTGTCTATAG
- the LOC100305936 gene encoding 60S ribosomal protein L27a: MTTRFKKNRKKRGHVSAGHGRIGKHRKHPGGRGNAGGMHHHRILFDKYHPGFFGKVGMRYFHKLRNKFYNPIINIDKLWSLLPQEAKDKATADKAPLLDVTQFGYFKVLGKGVLPQNQPLVVKAKLISKIAEKKIKEAGGAVVLTA, from the coding sequence ATGACGACCAGGTTCAAGAAGAACAGGAAGAAGAGAGGTCACGTCAGCGCCGGACACGGCCGTATCGGAAAGCACCGCAAGCATCCCGGAGGTCGCGGTAACGCCGGTGGCATGCATCACCACCGTATCCTCTTCGACAAGTACCATCCTGGTTTCTTCGGGAAGGTAGGCATGCGCTACTTCCACAAACTTCGCAACAAATTCTACAATCCGATCATCAACATCGACAAGCTGTGGTCCCTCCTCCCCCAGGAGGCCAAAGACAAGGCCACCGCCGACAAGGCACCCTTGCTCGATGTCACCCAGTTCGGTTACTTTAAGGTTTTGGGTAAAGGGGTTTTGCCTCAGAACCAGCCTCTTGTCGTCAAGGCCAAGCTTATTTCCAAGATCGCTGAGAAGAAGATCAAGGAGGCCGGTGGAGCCGTCGTTCTCACCGCTTGA